The sequence TTATACAACAATAGCAAGGTTATAAAAGGAAAATTTATTATAAAGTAAATTTCTTTTCTTAAACTACAGGTTTTTCAACCCAATCGTTATTAAGTTTTATTACCTCAACAAGTTTTGCTACAGCAATTTGTTGAGGTATTTTATTTAAAACAAGATTTTGTTTTTTATAAATACTCACAACACCTGGTCCTGCACCAATGTAGCCGTAGTCGGCATCATTCATTTCTCCGGGTCCGTTAACTATACAGCCCATGACGGCTATTTTCAAGTGTGTTAAGTGATTTGTTGCTTCCTTAACTTCAGAAAGCATTTCTGAAATGTTAAACAGTGTGCAACCGCATGAAGGACAAGCTATATACTCGGTTTGAGTGTTTTTTTTGCGAGTTGCTTGTAAAATGCTGTTTAGCAGTTTGCTTAAGGTTTCAAGTTCAAAATTGTTGTTGTGTAGCCACAAAGCATCAGTTATCAATCCGTTGAACAATCTATTACCCAAATGTATAGATAAATCCACATGCAATTTATTTATATCGCTAATTTCAGAACTGATTTTGTATATGGAATTTTTGTTTTCTTCAATATCCGTAACATGAAAATCATCATAAGCAATTGATTTGCAATCAGTAGGCGCAACAATTTGCTTAACTTTTTCATTATTATTGTTCATCAAGTATGGCTTGTCATTGTTGGAGACAATAACGCTGTAAGGTTTATTTTTTTCAACATCTGTATCTCTACTAACGAAAACAACTTCTTCATTGAAAACACTCTTATCAATTTTGAAGATCG is a genomic window of Lentimicrobiaceae bacterium containing:
- a CDS encoding flavodoxin-dependent (E)-4-hydroxy-3-methylbut-2-enyl-diphosphate synthase, which produces IFKIDKSVFNEEVVFVSRDTDVEKNKPYSVIVSNNDKPYLMNNNNEKVKQIVAPTDCKSIAYDDFHVTDIEENKNSIYKISSEISDINKLHVDLSIHLGNRLFNGLITDALWLHNNNFELETLSKLLNSILQATRKKNTQTEYIACPSCGCTLFNISEMLSEVKEATNHLTHLKIAVMGCIVNGPGEMNDADYGYIGAGPGVVSIYKKQNLVLNKIPQQIAVAKLVEVIKLNNDWVEKPVV